In Neoarius graeffei isolate fNeoGra1 chromosome 17, fNeoGra1.pri, whole genome shotgun sequence, a single window of DNA contains:
- the LOC132864530 gene encoding uncharacterized protein LOC132864530, whose translation MFRYEEYLRSKAAPTTDSSQPPISQFITSNKQHYTSSHPQQNAITRSILSDLVIDCNLPLSIIEHPSFRRFMSIVDTRYNPVSRRTLTSKLDDVVLEKQTKLKNSLANAENLSVTVDIWSDRKMRGFLGVTAHWLDIGEGGLVLKSALLACNRFSGSHTGERICEEFEQICDEYQIKRKLLHIICDNAANMRKAFSTCFPQHGDEEDDEDEGVEDNNLWTDLPVEDQERVDGFLQDKSQTRQQCFAHTLQLVVGDGLKDTKIANAALAKACKLSNLLHSSTSFKDIFEREFGQSGIPSSVVTRWNSTLTQLKAVLKCDATKLTAILQESGHKEIAFTSREWSQIQELVHVLEPFVEATDLTQGEKVVTISAVVPCVLSLNHHLENLKGTMCYLGAFIKTLQTSLQRRFKGIFVNVKMAENSSSDCQPLPFSDPLYLKAAMLDPSFGSMWVIHDVLVPDNTKEEVSKMIKDLILEEAVKVTPTNPRIEEEEEAQATEPQSSLFASYQNKRQKKDSASTPHMQLTHFLDICSGQDCLHFWALNRHTLPSLFKVVVEGESFQGGVIYQEVNCIN comes from the exons ATGTTTAGATATGAAGAGTACCTTCGCTCAAAAGCAGCTCCAACGACAGACTCAAGTCAGCCACCAATCTCCCAGTTCATCACAAGTAACAAGCAACACTACACTTCTAGCCATCCCCAGCAGAACGCCATCACACGTTCAATACTTTCAGACCTGGTTATTGATTGCAACTTACCATTGTCCATCATAGAACACCCAAGTTTCCGGCGCTTCATGTCTATTGTTGACACAAGGTACAACCCTGTAAGCCGAAGAACTCTTACTTCAAAACTGGATGATGTAGTGCTGGAAAAGCAGACAAAACTAAAGAACAGTCTTGCAAATGCTGAAAATCTGTCAGTCACAGTTGACATATGGTCAGATCGGAAAATGCGGGGCTTCCTAGGAGTTACTGCTCACTGGTTGGATATTGGAGAAGGTGGACTAGTCCTGAAATCTGCTTTGCTGGCTTGTAATAGGTTCAGCGGTTCCCATACAGGGGAAAGAATATGTGAGGAATTTGAGCAAATTTGTGACGAGTACCAAATCAAAAGGAAGCTATTGCACATCATATGCGATAATGCTGCAAATATGAGAAAAGCATTCAGCACTTGTTTTCCACAACATGGAGATGAAGAGGATGACGAAGATGAAGGAGTTGAGGACAACAACTTGTGGACTGACTTGCCAGTCGAAGACCAAGAGAGGGTGGATGGTTTTCTCCAAGATAAATCTCAGACAAGACAGCAGTGTTTTGCCCACACGTTGCAGTTAGTTGTCGGGGATGGCTTAAAAGACACAAAAATAGCTAATGCAGCTCTTGCAAAGGCCTGCAAGCTGAGCAATTTACTCCACAGCAGCACTTCCTTCAAGGACATTTTTGAGAGAGAGTTTGGGCAATCTGGCATCCCTTCCTCTGTTGTCACGCGTTGGAACTCAACACTTACGCAGTTGAAAGCGGTACTGAAATGTGACGCCACAAAGCTCACCGCCATTCTACAAGAGTCTGGCCACAAAGAGATAGCATTCACATCAAGAGAATGGAGTCAAATCCAAGAGTTGGTGCATGTGCTTGAGCCTTTTGTCGAAGCCACTGACCTCACTCAAGGTGAAAAAGTGGTAACCATAAGTGCAGTGGTCCCCTGTGTCCTCTCCCTCAACCACCATCTGGAAAACTTAAAAGGCACTATGTGCTACTTGGGGGCCTTCATCAAAACCTTACAGACATCTCTTCAAAGGAGGTTCAAGGGGATTTTCGTAAATGTGAAGATGGCAGAAAACTCATCATCTGATTGCCAGCCATTGCCCTTCTCTGACCCACTGTATCTGAAGGCAGCCATGCTGGATCCTTCGTTTGGCAGCATGTGGGtcatacatgatgttttggtcccTGACAACACTAAGGAGGAGGTGTCAAAGATGATCAAAG ACTTGATTCTGGAAGAAGCAGTGAAAGTCACTCCAACGAACCCACGCatagaagaggaagaagaggccCAGGCGACAGAGCCGCAGTCAAGCCTCTTTGCATCCTACCAGAACAAGAGACAAAAGAAGGACTCTGCGTCAACACCTCATATGCAGCTCACACACTTCCTGGACATTTGTAGTGGACAGGACTGTCTCCACTTCTGGGCACTGAACAGGCACACCCTTCCTTCTCTCTTCAAGGTTGTG gTCGAAGGTGAATCTTTCCAGGGTGGGGTGATCTACCAAGAGGTTAACTGCATTAATTAA